A single Vespula vulgaris chromosome 3, iyVesVulg1.1, whole genome shotgun sequence DNA region contains:
- the LOC127062611 gene encoding protein maelstrom 1 — protein MPKKQKSHNAFYYFMLEWKKRNEKNGYFYANLMEVQHDPECSAAWKNLSPYEKQVYIDLAVEKKLRQTYKDKRTNTGESIILVKEKERELTEFRIQMRKYVTDIVNEGLTNNKLSEYKFYFLHFNWLYITQDKKIYAPVEYAVGVFSLQNGIEKFHHRLINIKPDLGYTWESIETSRNSHKIPPEFPEGEKDFYNLYMDLIEFLEPDIIGDQYPPFFVTNNISKGVPSFLNQLTEAADCENTFTVYSIEFLYTTLRNATLSKKCNPEDFVPIPEAIGEQEFMTDKYSFERNIECDYHKNIDGGSQFCSLAIIKRWAYTICDYCCHELGIALIPGIHCSPNRMKNILCDKLQNVSLNTKQYNDTKLCPFGINRDNINNVSKKTSEEKSRRCKDEKPLKIIDYAKINESQSSAAISRSVKFERPLRPPNTRSFAAVTAGSSKNIENQDFSDVNILLAKGRGLNKISMMTKHLTGRGHGGI, from the exons ATGccgaagaaacagaaaagtcACAAtgccttttattattttatgctaGAATGGAAAAAGCGTAATGAAAAGAATGGTTATTTTTATGCAAATTTAATGGAAGTTCAACATGATCCCGAATGTAGTGCAGCGTGGAag AATTTATCTCCTTATGAAAAACAAGTTTATATCGATTTAGCAGTTGAAAAAAAACTTAGACAGACTTATAAGGATAAAAGAACTAATACCGGCGAATCAATAATtcttgttaaagaaaaagaacgcgAGTTAACAGAATTTAGGATACAAATGCGAAAATATGTAACAGATATTGTTAATGAAGGTCTAACGAATAATA aattgagcgaatataaattttactttttacacTTTAATTGGTTATATATTAcccaagataaaaaaatatatgcacCTGTTGAATATGCTGTTGGAGTATTTTCATTACAAAATggtattgaaaaatttcatcatAGACTTATCAATATAAAACCTGATTTGGGATATACTTGGGAATCTATAGAAACTAGTCGAAATAGTCATAAAATTCCTCCTGAATTTCCTGAAggtgaaaaagatttttataatttgtacaTGGATTTAATAGAGTTTTTGGAGCCTGATATAATTGGTGATCAATATCCACCATTTTTTGTGACGAATAATATAAGTAAAGGCGTACCATCATTTCTTAATCAGTTAACTGAAGCTGCAG ATTGCGAAAATACATTTACTGTATAttcgattgaatttttatatactacatTGCGTAATGCTACGCTtagtaaaaaatgtaatcCGGAGGATTTCGTTCCTATTCCAGAAGCTATAGGTGAACAAGAATTTATGACAGACAAATAttcgtttgaaagaaatattgaatgtGAT tatcataaaaatatagatgGAGGGAGCCAGTTTTGTAGTTTagcaataataaaacgatGGGCATATACTATTTGTGATTACTGTTGCCACGAGTTAGGAATTGCATTAATTCCTGGTATTCATTGCTCTCCTAATAGaatgaaaaacattttatgCGACAAATTACAGAATGTTTCATTGAATACTAAACAATACAATGATACAAAATTATGTCCATTTGGA ataaatcgggataatataaacaatgttTCTAAAAAGACAtcagaagaaaaatcaagGCGCTGTAAGGACGAAAAAccgttaaaaataatcgactaCGCTAAAATTAACGAATCACAGTCTTCTGCTGCCATTTCTCGTTCTGtt AAATTTGAGAGACCACTGAGACCTCCAAATACAAGAA GCTTTGCTGCTGTTACTGCTGGCTCtagtaaaaatattgaaaatcaaGATTTTTCTGATGTAAACATTCTATTAGCCA aAGGAAGAGGATTGAACAAGATATCGATGATGACAAAACATCTAACTGGAAGAG gACACGGAGGCATTTAA
- the LOC127062614 gene encoding 39S ribosomal protein L12, mitochondrial, which produces MIFSLRVVASKSVYQFRRFHKCIVVCQTDPAPAATSRPIEPLTIPVPEGADKPVNPKVDKIANDITSLNLIEVMQLSDLLKKRLNLPDAPVIPAGGFVAATKSQLEEIEEAPKQVKSSFTVKLIKFEEKQKIALIKEIKNLLPNTNLVQAKKFIESVPAVVMTDISQEEANKLKESIVKVGGEVEIL; this is translated from the exons atgatattctctTTGCGTGTAGTAGCTAGTAAAAGCGTTTATCAATTTCGTCGGTTTCACAAATG CATCGTCGTTTGTCAGACAGATCCGGCTCCAGCTGCAACGTCAAGACCGATAGAACCTTTAACTATTCCAGTCCCAGAAGGTGCAGATAAACCCGTTAATCCAAAAGTGGACAAAATAGCTAACGATATAACAAGTCTTAATCTTATTGAGGTAATGCAGCTAAGCGATTTACTAAAGAAGCGATTAAACTTGCCCGATGCTCCGGTCATACCTGCAGGAGGTTTTGTAGCTGCAACGAAATCTCAATTG GAGGAAATAGAAGAGGCTCCGAAACAAGTAAAATCTTCGTTTACCgtcaaattaataaaattcgaagaaaagcaGAAGATAGCTCTCATTAAGGAGATAAAGAATTTGTTACCTAACACGAATCTTGTACAG gctaagaaatttattgaaagCGTACCTGCGGTTGTGATGACAGATATTTCACAAGAAGAGGCAAATAAACTTAAGGAATCTATTGTAAAAGTAGGTGGAGAGGTAGAAATTTTGTAA